The nucleotide sequence TCTACCATCTAATATCATAAAAGAAGTTGGACTCAGTGCTTGCCAACTTTTTGTGAACGGACAGAACCTAATAACGATCAGCAATTATGGTGGTCTGGATCCTGAAATGCCAATTGGCGGAACACAGTTTTCCGCACTGCGCACGATCACCTGTGGAATAAAACTGAATTTCTAAAATAAACCCTATGAAAACACAAGTATATATCAAGCAATTCATGGTGATCATTTTCTTTTGCCATTTTGCCTCCTGTGAAGAATTCGTTGAACTGGAGTCTCCTGACCTAAAAATAGTCAGCGAGGTAGTTTTTAACAACGATGCAACGGCCATAAGCGCTATGAAGGGCGTTTATAATGAGCTGGTCCGTGCCTCTTTTAGCGGTGGATGGCAAAATAGTGTTACGGCCTTGGCAAGTTTGTCCGCAGATGAATGTAGCGGTTTAAGTACGACCAATTTAACCTATACAGAGTTTGAAGAGAATGAAATAATGCCATCCAACACAAGAAACCTGGAGGTTTGGTCCAGTGCCTACAATATTATTTATATGACCAACTCACTGTTGGAAGGCTTGGAAAATTCCAAAGATCTGACCGAGGAAATCCGTTTACAGTTGGTAGGTGAGGCAAAGTTTGTCAGGGCCTTCTCCTATTTCTATTTGGTGAACCTTTATGGCCCTGTACCACTACTGTTATCCACAGAGTATCAAATAAATGCCCGAGCCTCCCAAAATACGGAAGAGGAGGTATATAGGCTGATGGTCAAGGATCTTCAAGAGGCCATAGGGGTTTTGGGAGACGAATACGAAGAGGGGGAAAGAACATATATAAATCGTTTTGCCGCTATGGCCCTAATGTCCAGGATAAACCTATATCAACAAAATTGGGCAGAGGCCGAAAATTGGAGCAGTCAGGTAATTGCTGAAACTGCTAGGTATGAAATATTGGAGAATTTGGATGAGGTCTTCCTGGCCAATAGCAAGGAAGCAATTTGGCAATTGTCCCCTGTGGGCAACGGGGATTCTTCAACACAGACGAATGAAGGGTCTATATTTATAATCCACCCAACATCTCCTTCGGCATCATTATTAAAACTGAACGATGATTTGGTGGGGTCATTTGAATCCCAGGACAAACGACTGACCCACTGGATAAACTTACATGAAGGGATCAATGCATACTATCCTTATAAATACAAGGATAGAAACAGCACCAACAATCTAACGGAATATTCTATGGTGTTTCGGTTGGCCGAACAATATTTAATAAGGGCGGAGGCCAGGGCAATGATGGACAATCTGCCCGGTGCAATCGCCGATCTCAACACCATACTAAATCGTGCAAACATTGCGACCATTTTAGAAACGGATCCATCCTTAAATAAAGAGACTCTTTTGCAATTGATAATAAGCGAGCGAAGAAATGAACTGTTTACGGAATGGGGGCATCGTTGGTTGGATCTGAAACGGACCGGAATGGCATCTCAAGTATTATCTCCCAGAAAGCCATTGTGGCAGGAGCCGGATATGTTGTATCCCATTCCTGAACAGGAACGTTTAAAAAATGCTAACCTTGGGCAGAACCCTGGCTATTAAAAGTTTGCAAAATGATGAACGTAAAATTAAAGTTCGTTTTTCTCCTTACAATGGTTCTTCACTCCTTGAGTACCGCCAAGGCGCAATCCTACATACCAAATAAAATTGATGATTCGTCTATAGATAATAGCATTAGGCAGGGTAAATTACCCAATGGATTCACATACTATATAAAATCCTTGGAAGAACCCCAGGCCAAGACCTATTTACGGTTTTACGTCAAGGCCGGTTATGAATGTGAGGATGGTGATCAGTTGCACCTATCCCATTTCCTGGAACACATGGCTTTTAAAGGGAGTGAGCATTTTCCTTTGGGTATTGCCAACGAAACCAAACTTTTGAAGGAAATAGGAATGGATGCCATAGGCCGTGACTTTTATGCAAATGCCGGGGATAAATCTGTGAACTATGTATTCAATGCCAATCCAGCCAACAAAAAATCATTGGAGACGGGATTGTTATGGTTCAGGGATATCGCTACTGGTCTAAAGTTGGATGGGAAGGATATAGATTCGGAAAGAGGTGCACTGAAGCAGGAAATTATTATCCGGGCCGAACCTAACTTAAATGAAGTTTTTGCAAAATCAGCACTATATGCCAAGTTATTTCCTTGTAAAAGAGATGAAAGCAACTATTTTGAGCACATGGCAACGTTTCCCCCAGAGGCCCTTAGGCGTTTTTACATGGATTGGTATAGACCTGATTTAATGGCTGTTTGTGTAATAGGCAATATAGAGAACGTGGTTGGCCTTGAAGAATTGATAAGGGAAGTGTTTGTAGATATTAGGCCTTCCAATAATCCCAGAAAGTCTCCCAACTGCGATTCCCTTTATCTTAACAGTCCTCCCCAGTTTGCTGTAGTGGGGTTAGAGCCGGATTCTATTGATGCAGAAACTAAGGAAAAAACGGAATTCCAATTGTTTTACCGGGATAGACCGGATGGGTCAAGCACAACCAAATTTGAAGAAACTACGAAGAAATTATTGTGGAAATCGATCGTTGGAATTATGAATAGTCGATTTGAAGACTTGAACAATAATTACAATAATGGCTTAAGAGCATTGGCTTGGGACCCAAAAGAATATAAAAGTGTACCCTCCACTTGCATGGTAAATATCATTACAGAAAATGGAAAGGAAAGGGAAGCCATATCGAGTACCATGGAAATCGTTGGCCAGTTTCAAAAATTTGGTGCCACTAGTTTGGAATGGGAAAGGGAGAAGGCCAGGCAACTTAAAAAGTTGTCCGTTGAACCCCCTTACTTGGCGAATTATTGGATCAAGGAAATTTGGGATCACTATACATTGCAAGAGCCCTTACCTTCCAATAAACTTTCTTCTGCGGAACAGTGGCTTAGTAAACTGTCTTTAGATGATTTTAACGATCAGGCAGCAAAACTTTTTTATGGAATGCCACAGGATATTGGGATAATAGCCCCTATGGGCAACAAAATGTTGTCCTGCCCAGAAGAAGATGTGCGTTCATGGATCAATAAGGCAATCAAAACTCCTAAGGGACCATATATCCCACCAGCGATTCCATCAAAATTGATCAATAACAACAAGATTGCCGAACTAAGGGAAAAAGGATATACGTTTAAAGGTAAAACAGAATCCGGAGCCTCTGAGTTCATATTGGACAACGGGGTAAGGGTAGTACTACTGCCCAATGCCCCATCCTCCGATGTAAAGGAAGATAAGGTTAAGCTGCATGGGTTCAGTGCCGTTGGAGCATCCTGTTTGCCGGAAGAGGAATACTATTCCGCTATTAGTGCACCCAGGATTGTCTTAAACGCCGGGGTAGGTAAATTTGATAAATTTGAAATAAATAGATTTCTTGCCGATAAGGGAGTACAAGGGGTTGCACCTTATGTGAAAGCACAGGAATCAGGCATTAGAGGAGAAACAATAGTCGATGGCCTGGAAAGTTTGTTGCAAATGGTATACCTATATTACACACGGACCCGAAAAGATAAGGATGCCAATCTAGACTGGATGAAAATGGTGAATTCATCGTATTCCGACCCCACGTATAACTTGGCATATACCGATTTTAATAACTATATACAGGAATTTATTGCCGGTTGGCCAACAGCTTTGGTGGATGGAACACATTATTTTAATGGCACTAGGAATACGAACTTTAAAAAGGCATATAAGAACTACCAAGAGCTCTTTGGAAATGCCAGGGATTTTACTTTTTTGATAAGTGGAAGTTTTGACCAAGATAAAATACTTCCATTACTACAAAAATACTTGGGAAATCTTCCGAATACATCCGAACCTAAGCTATGTAATTTCAAATCATCTGCCCAGGACCATCTGCCCAAAGGGCCGATAGTTAAGAAATTTCCGATCCCTACTGAATATAGTAGAAACAATATCCTATATAGCATGATGTTCATTAAGGCCAGAGGGGCCAATGTAAATTGGAGGAAACAGATCAAAACTGAATTGTTGGGAGCATTTGTTTGGGAGTTAGCCTGGGCCTTGCGCTTTGAGAAAGGTTACTCTATTTATCATATAGAAGGCTATGGCCAATACAACAAAGAAATGTCCCGTTATGAAGTCGGTATAAAAGTGGATTGTGAACCTGAGGAATGGAAAAAAGTACAAAAAGAATGTCGACAAATTTTTTCGGACATAAAGAAGGGCAATGTACAGGAAGAGCTATTTGATCGTGTGTATAAGCGTTTGTCCGCAAAATATGACGCCAACAAATCGGGAAATCCGGAACAAAGGTGGTCAAAAACCTTTGAACATTACCGCTACAATATGCCTTGGACGGATCCACAAGACATGGAAACCTATATGAAATCTATTAGTTTCACGGATATTGTAGAATTTTCGCTTGCATTTTTCGATGAGCTTGATCAATATGAATTTATTATGGGTGAGGACTTATAGTTACACTATATACTATTAAAACCAAAAGCACACAGTGGAAAAATCCACTGTGTGCTAATGTTGACTCCATTCCCTACCTAGGGCAGAATAATAAGTGTACCGTTACCCTTCTTTTGAGTAGATAGATTCTGCTCATCATAGACTTCAAAAGGACCATCTCCACCAACTGTTGCTTCACAAGGTTGTGTTCCTGTACCACAGTCCACCTCGGTAATGGCTTCCCATTGACCATTCCTTAGAATGTAATCGTTATTGGCCTCGTCATCCAAAATGGTGAACGCAAAAGACAATCCAATGGCAAAAACAAATGCCAACATCGGTAAAATTATTTTCAACTTTTTCATGATAATATAATTTTAATTAATAATAAGTGCCTACTCTTTTCTACAGGTTTTCGGTCTTTCTCCTGCTTTTGTTGCAACAAAATATCTTCATTATTTCACTTTTAATGTTTAGATCCTATGGCCATTTAAGGGCCTTGGTGGATCTTGTTCCATGTATTATTTTTATGTTTGGGGGAGAGCAATATGGCCAGTAAGGCCAATAGGAGCAATATCAGATTGAGCAACAAATGCTGTTCCCAGGACAAGAGGGAGATAATGCCCCCACAGGAACAAGGTTTATAGGGGGCAAAAAATAGAATGGCCACGGTGTAGCCGGTAAATAGGAGCATCAGGACTGCTGCTCCGTAAAGACCTCTCAATCTGGTTTTTTTCAAAATCAATAACAGGGCAACGGCCAGTTCCGACAACGGTACGGCCCAAGAGGCGAGGGAAGCTATGGCCTTGCCCCGAAGTACGGGGGAGTTCCTGATGTTGTCATAGAATAGATGCCCTTCCAGGAGTTTGGTAAGTCCGGCATAAGCAAATAGGATAATGAATAACAAACTGGTGACCTCGACAATTATCTCCCTTTGCTTTTGATACCATTTCATATTATTTGTATCGTTTTGATATTGAATGGTATAAAATTAAGTTGGTTGAATT is from Arenibacter algicola and encodes:
- a CDS encoding RagB/SusD family nutrient uptake outer membrane protein gives rise to the protein MKTQVYIKQFMVIIFFCHFASCEEFVELESPDLKIVSEVVFNNDATAISAMKGVYNELVRASFSGGWQNSVTALASLSADECSGLSTTNLTYTEFEENEIMPSNTRNLEVWSSAYNIIYMTNSLLEGLENSKDLTEEIRLQLVGEAKFVRAFSYFYLVNLYGPVPLLLSTEYQINARASQNTEEEVYRLMVKDLQEAIGVLGDEYEEGERTYINRFAAMALMSRINLYQQNWAEAENWSSQVIAETARYEILENLDEVFLANSKEAIWQLSPVGNGDSSTQTNEGSIFIIHPTSPSASLLKLNDDLVGSFESQDKRLTHWINLHEGINAYYPYKYKDRNSTNNLTEYSMVFRLAEQYLIRAEARAMMDNLPGAIADLNTILNRANIATILETDPSLNKETLLQLIISERRNELFTEWGHRWLDLKRTGMASQVLSPRKPLWQEPDMLYPIPEQERLKNANLGQNPGY
- a CDS encoding insulinase family protein encodes the protein MMNVKLKFVFLLTMVLHSLSTAKAQSYIPNKIDDSSIDNSIRQGKLPNGFTYYIKSLEEPQAKTYLRFYVKAGYECEDGDQLHLSHFLEHMAFKGSEHFPLGIANETKLLKEIGMDAIGRDFYANAGDKSVNYVFNANPANKKSLETGLLWFRDIATGLKLDGKDIDSERGALKQEIIIRAEPNLNEVFAKSALYAKLFPCKRDESNYFEHMATFPPEALRRFYMDWYRPDLMAVCVIGNIENVVGLEELIREVFVDIRPSNNPRKSPNCDSLYLNSPPQFAVVGLEPDSIDAETKEKTEFQLFYRDRPDGSSTTKFEETTKKLLWKSIVGIMNSRFEDLNNNYNNGLRALAWDPKEYKSVPSTCMVNIITENGKEREAISSTMEIVGQFQKFGATSLEWEREKARQLKKLSVEPPYLANYWIKEIWDHYTLQEPLPSNKLSSAEQWLSKLSLDDFNDQAAKLFYGMPQDIGIIAPMGNKMLSCPEEDVRSWINKAIKTPKGPYIPPAIPSKLINNNKIAELREKGYTFKGKTESGASEFILDNGVRVVLLPNAPSSDVKEDKVKLHGFSAVGASCLPEEEYYSAISAPRIVLNAGVGKFDKFEINRFLADKGVQGVAPYVKAQESGIRGETIVDGLESLLQMVYLYYTRTRKDKDANLDWMKMVNSSYSDPTYNLAYTDFNNYIQEFIAGWPTALVDGTHYFNGTRNTNFKKAYKNYQELFGNARDFTFLISGSFDQDKILPLLQKYLGNLPNTSEPKLCNFKSSAQDHLPKGPIVKKFPIPTEYSRNNILYSMMFIKARGANVNWRKQIKTELLGAFVWELAWALRFEKGYSIYHIEGYGQYNKEMSRYEVGIKVDCEPEEWKKVQKECRQIFSDIKKGNVQEELFDRVYKRLSAKYDANKSGNPEQRWSKTFEHYRYNMPWTDPQDMETYMKSISFTDIVEFSLAFFDELDQYEFIMGEDL
- a CDS encoding DUF6520 family protein gives rise to the protein MKKLKIILPMLAFVFAIGLSFAFTILDDEANNDYILRNGQWEAITEVDCGTGTQPCEATVGGDGPFEVYDEQNLSTQKKGNGTLIILP
- a CDS encoding MauE/DoxX family redox-associated membrane protein, with the protein product MKWYQKQREIIVEVTSLLFIILFAYAGLTKLLEGHLFYDNIRNSPVLRGKAIASLASWAVPLSELAVALLLILKKTRLRGLYGAAVLMLLFTGYTVAILFFAPYKPCSCGGIISLLSWEQHLLLNLILLLLALLAILLSPKHKNNTWNKIHQGP